In one window of Candidatus Scalindua sp. DNA:
- a CDS encoding ThiF family adenylyltransferase, protein MQSYAVVVGCGALGSVSASYLVRAGIGHIRILDRDFIEESNLQRQILFDEDDINSNLPKAVVARNKLKRVNSDITIEGIVVDVNHTNIEDLVKGADIILDGTDNFETRFLINDVCVKNNIPWIYGACIGSKGLTMNIIPSESPCLRCVFDILPQAGTFPTCNTAGIIGPIASIIASIQVTEAFKILIRDFESTSKRLFDIDVWNTKFKQLDVQDLRKLNDCPTCRLNNYEFLNAEEGVLTTLLCGKNAIQVTYRNAGKTNIQQLAQRLRLARDVSCNDFMLRFKVNDFGFTLFPDGRAIITGTEDKNTAKSLYAKYLGM, encoded by the coding sequence CCTATCTTGTTCGTGCAGGTATCGGTCATATCAGGATACTTGACAGGGATTTCATAGAAGAGAGCAACCTTCAGAGGCAGATACTTTTTGATGAAGATGATATTAACAGTAATCTTCCCAAAGCAGTTGTCGCCCGGAACAAATTGAAGCGGGTAAATTCCGACATTACCATAGAGGGGATTGTTGTTGATGTGAATCACACAAACATTGAAGACCTGGTCAAAGGTGCTGACATCATCCTGGATGGTACAGATAATTTCGAGACCCGGTTTCTCATAAATGACGTTTGTGTAAAGAATAATATTCCGTGGATATACGGGGCGTGTATAGGGAGCAAGGGATTGACGATGAATATTATACCTTCAGAGTCTCCCTGTTTGCGGTGTGTTTTTGACATTTTGCCTCAGGCAGGAACCTTTCCTACCTGTAATACGGCAGGAATTATCGGACCTATTGCAAGCATTATAGCATCCATTCAAGTAACTGAGGCGTTTAAGATCCTCATCAGGGATTTTGAATCTACCAGCAAAAGACTGTTTGATATAGATGTCTGGAATACAAAATTTAAGCAGCTGGATGTTCAGGACTTGAGAAAATTAAACGACTGTCCGACCTGCAGATTAAACAATTATGAGTTCTTGAACGCAGAGGAGGGAGTCCTGACAACACTTCTCTGTGGCAAAAATGCCATACAGGTGACATATCGAAATGCTGGAAAGACAAATATACAACAATTAGCACAAAGATTGCGATTGGCCAGAGACGTCAGCTGCAATGATTTTATGTTGAGGTTTAAGGTCAACGACTTTGGCTTTACCCTCTTTCCTGATGGAAGGGCCATAATCACAGGAACAGAGGATAAGAATACCGCAAAGAGTTTATATGCAAAATACCTTGGCATGTAG